In the genome of Actinomadura graeca, one region contains:
- a CDS encoding phosphoketolase has product MTEAVAMTDDDVRRIDAYWRAANYLSVGQIYLLDNPLLREPLRPGHIKPRLLGHWGTSPGLNFCYAHLNRAIRTRDLDMIYIMGPGHGGPAAVANAWLEGTYSEVYPQVSQDAAGMARLFRQFSFPGGIPSHVAPETPGSIHEGGELGYSLAHAYGAAFDNPGLVVACIVGDGEAETGPLAASWHSNKFLDPVTDGAVLPILHLNGYKIANPAVLARIPEEELVQLFDGYGYRPVLVSGDDPASMHRKMAVALDQALQEIASIQAAARDGRASGGDPDRRRWPMIILRSPKGWTGPKEVDGLPVEGTWRSHQVPLAGVRENPEHLAQLEKWLRSYRPDELFDDQGRPVEGLRALAPAGERRMSANPHANGGLLLRPLTLPDFRDYAAEVGKPGTTLTEPTRRLGAFLRDVVRANPSDFRIMGADETASNRLGDVFEATDRVFEGERYPTDEHQGAHGRVMEVLSEHLCQGWLEGYLLTGRHGVFTSYEAFIHIVDAMFNQHAKWLKVTRALPWRRPIASLNYLLSSHVWRQDHNGFTHQDPGFLDVVLNKKPEIVRVYLPPDANTLLSVGDHCLRSRDYVNVVVAGKQPALNWLPMDAAIAHCARGIGIWEWASTDGGADPDVVLACAGDIPTLETLAAVDLLRQLFPELRVRVVNVVDLMRLQPDREHPHGLPDRDFDALFTTDKPVIFAFHGYPYLVHRLTYRRAGHHNLHVRGYKEEGTTTTPFDMVMLNDLDRFHLVMDVIDRVPSLGGRVAHIRQRMSDRRLELRRHTREHGEDAPEIRDWTWPY; this is encoded by the coding sequence ATGACCGAGGCCGTCGCGATGACCGACGACGACGTGCGGCGGATCGACGCCTACTGGAGGGCCGCGAACTACCTCTCCGTCGGGCAGATCTACCTGCTGGACAACCCGCTGCTGCGCGAGCCGCTGCGACCCGGGCACATCAAGCCGCGGCTGCTGGGCCACTGGGGGACCTCGCCCGGCCTCAACTTCTGCTACGCCCACCTCAACCGGGCGATCAGGACGCGCGACCTGGACATGATCTACATCATGGGCCCGGGGCACGGCGGCCCGGCGGCGGTCGCGAACGCGTGGCTGGAGGGCACCTACAGCGAGGTCTACCCGCAGGTGTCCCAAGACGCCGCGGGCATGGCGCGGCTGTTCCGGCAGTTCTCCTTCCCCGGCGGCATCCCCAGCCACGTCGCGCCGGAGACGCCCGGCTCGATCCACGAGGGTGGTGAGCTGGGCTACTCGCTGGCGCACGCCTACGGCGCCGCGTTCGACAACCCCGGGCTGGTCGTGGCGTGCATCGTCGGCGACGGCGAGGCCGAGACCGGGCCGCTGGCGGCGAGCTGGCACTCCAACAAGTTCCTTGACCCGGTGACCGACGGCGCAGTCCTGCCGATCCTGCACCTGAACGGCTACAAGATCGCCAATCCGGCGGTGCTGGCGCGCATCCCGGAGGAGGAGCTCGTCCAGCTGTTCGACGGCTACGGGTACCGCCCGGTCCTGGTGAGCGGTGACGATCCGGCGTCCATGCACCGCAAGATGGCCGTCGCCCTGGATCAGGCGCTGCAGGAGATCGCCTCCATCCAGGCCGCCGCGCGCGACGGCCGCGCCTCAGGAGGCGACCCCGATCGCCGCCGCTGGCCGATGATCATTCTGCGGTCCCCGAAGGGCTGGACCGGGCCCAAGGAGGTCGACGGGCTGCCCGTGGAGGGCACCTGGCGTTCGCACCAGGTTCCGCTGGCCGGGGTGCGCGAGAACCCCGAGCATCTGGCGCAGCTGGAGAAGTGGCTGCGCTCCTACCGTCCCGACGAGCTGTTCGACGACCAGGGCCGCCCGGTGGAGGGGCTGCGCGCCCTGGCGCCCGCGGGCGAGCGGCGGATGAGCGCCAACCCGCACGCCAACGGCGGCCTTCTGCTGCGGCCGCTGACGCTGCCGGACTTCCGCGACTACGCCGCGGAGGTCGGCAAACCCGGCACCACGCTCACCGAGCCCACCCGGCGGCTCGGGGCGTTCCTGCGCGACGTCGTCAGGGCCAACCCGTCCGACTTCCGCATCATGGGCGCCGACGAGACCGCCTCCAACCGGCTCGGCGACGTCTTCGAGGCCACCGACCGCGTCTTCGAGGGCGAGCGGTACCCGACCGACGAGCACCAGGGCGCGCACGGCCGCGTCATGGAGGTGCTCAGCGAGCACCTGTGCCAGGGCTGGCTGGAGGGCTACCTGCTGACCGGGCGCCACGGGGTGTTCACCAGCTACGAGGCGTTCATCCACATCGTGGACGCGATGTTCAACCAGCACGCCAAGTGGCTCAAGGTGACCCGGGCGCTGCCGTGGCGCCGCCCGATCGCGTCCCTGAACTACCTGCTGTCCTCCCACGTGTGGCGTCAGGACCACAACGGCTTCACCCACCAGGATCCCGGCTTCCTGGACGTGGTGCTGAACAAGAAGCCGGAGATCGTCCGGGTGTACCTGCCGCCGGACGCCAACACCCTGCTGTCGGTGGGCGACCACTGCCTGCGCTCCCGCGACTACGTCAACGTGGTCGTCGCGGGGAAGCAGCCCGCGCTGAACTGGCTGCCGATGGACGCCGCCATCGCGCACTGCGCCCGCGGCATCGGCATCTGGGAGTGGGCCTCCACCGACGGCGGCGCCGACCCCGACGTCGTGCTGGCCTGCGCGGGCGACATCCCGACCCTGGAGACCCTCGCCGCCGTCGACCTGCTCCGGCAGCTGTTCCCCGAGCTGCGCGTCCGGGTCGTCAACGTCGTCGACCTGATGCGCCTGCAACCCGACCGCGAGCATCCGCACGGGCTGCCCGACCGCGACTTCGACGCCCTGTTCACCACCGACAAACCCGTCATCTTCGCCTTCCACGGCTACCCCTACCTGGTCCACCGGCTCACCTACCGCCGCGCCGGGCACCACAACCTGCACGTCCGCGGCTACAAAGAGGAGGGCACCACCACCACGCCCTTCGACATGGTCATGCTCAACGACCTGGACCGCTTCCACCTGGTCATGGACGTCATCGACCGCGTCCCCTCGCTCGGCGGGCGGGTCGCCCACATCCGGCAGCGGATGTCCGACCGGCGCTTGGAACTGCGCCGCCACACCCGCGAGCACGGCGAGGACGCCCCCGAGATCCGCGACTGGACCTGGCCCTACTGA
- a CDS encoding gamma-glutamyltransferase: MTTTAADRAMICSADHRASSAGLAILRAGGSAVDAAVAAGAVLAVVAPQRGGMGGDLFAIVQAGPGPPEVMNASGRTGSGADPEILRSEGHLRMPIRHDIRSVPVPGCVDGWLALHGRYGRLPLAEVLRSAVLHAERGFAATPGLVAAVASAAGAPGAWRPAWADRPAGVVARPGAARALRAIVDEGRAGFYQGEFGRGLRTLGRGLYRASDLAEPDAEWRRPLGLRAFGHDVWTAGPNSQGYVLLLGLALAEGLGLPGSPDDPAWAHLLAESALAAAGDRAEVLHEDAEGEALVHPDRIRSLRSAIDPVRHWRRRGTIVSADTTVVCAVDERGTGVSLLQSNANGLGSLLFEPRTGINLHSRGISFGLAPGSPAEYGPRRRPPHTLVPVLVTRPDGALRAVLGTTGGDIQPQILMQLLVRVLRHGASPDAALAAPRWRLATGLGRFETWRGRAPIRLDLEDGAPAAWTGELPGYGHLVRAATEDDEFGEAQFIEVAPDGTGLRGAAEPRTPHSAALGY; this comes from the coding sequence GTGACGACGACCGCCGCCGACCGGGCGATGATCTGCTCGGCCGACCACCGCGCGTCCTCCGCCGGGCTCGCGATCCTGCGCGCCGGCGGCTCCGCCGTGGACGCGGCGGTCGCCGCGGGCGCCGTCCTCGCGGTCGTCGCGCCGCAGCGCGGCGGCATGGGCGGTGACCTGTTCGCGATCGTGCAGGCGGGCCCGGGCCCGCCCGAGGTGATGAACGCCTCCGGCCGGACGGGTTCGGGCGCCGATCCCGAGATCCTGCGAAGCGAGGGGCACCTGCGGATGCCCATCCGGCACGACATCCGCTCGGTCCCGGTCCCCGGCTGCGTGGACGGGTGGCTCGCGCTGCACGGCCGGTACGGGAGGCTGCCGCTCGCGGAGGTGCTGCGGTCCGCCGTCCTGCACGCCGAGCGGGGCTTCGCCGCCACGCCCGGCCTGGTCGCCGCCGTCGCGTCCGCGGCGGGCGCGCCCGGCGCGTGGCGGCCCGCGTGGGCCGACCGTCCCGCCGGGGTCGTGGCGCGCCCCGGCGCCGCCCGCGCCCTGCGCGCCATCGTGGACGAGGGGCGCGCCGGCTTCTACCAGGGCGAGTTCGGCCGCGGGCTGCGCACCCTCGGCCGCGGCCTCTACCGCGCCTCCGACCTCGCCGAGCCGGACGCGGAGTGGCGGCGGCCGCTCGGCCTGCGCGCGTTCGGGCACGACGTGTGGACGGCCGGGCCGAACTCGCAGGGCTACGTCCTGCTCCTCGGGCTCGCGCTCGCCGAGGGCCTCGGGCTGCCCGGCTCCCCGGACGACCCCGCCTGGGCGCACCTGCTCGCCGAGTCGGCCCTCGCCGCCGCCGGGGACCGCGCGGAGGTGCTCCACGAGGACGCCGAGGGCGAGGCGCTCGTCCACCCGGACCGGATCCGCTCGCTGCGCTCCGCGATCGACCCCGTCCGGCACTGGCGGCGCCGCGGCACGATCGTGTCCGCCGACACCACCGTCGTGTGCGCGGTGGACGAGCGGGGCACGGGCGTCTCGCTGCTCCAGTCCAACGCCAACGGCCTCGGCTCCCTGCTGTTCGAGCCCCGCACCGGCATCAACCTGCACAGCCGCGGCATCTCCTTCGGGCTGGCGCCGGGCTCCCCCGCCGAGTACGGGCCGCGCCGCCGCCCGCCGCACACGCTCGTCCCGGTGCTGGTCACCCGGCCGGACGGTGCGCTGCGCGCCGTCCTCGGGACCACCGGCGGCGACATCCAGCCGCAGATCCTCATGCAGCTGCTGGTGCGGGTGCTGCGCCACGGCGCCTCGCCGGACGCGGCGCTCGCCGCCCCGCGCTGGCGGCTCGCGACCGGCCTCGGGCGGTTCGAGACCTGGCGGGGCCGCGCCCCGATCCGGCTCGACCTGGAGGACGGCGCCCCTGCCGCCTGGACCGGGGAGCTGCCCGGTTACGGCCACCTCGTGCGCGCCGCGACCGAGGACGACGAGTTCGGCGAGGCCCAGTTCATCGAGGTCGCGCCGGACGGGACCGGCCTCCGCGGCGCCGCCGAGCCCCGCACCCCGCACAGCGCCGCCCTCGGTTACTGA
- a CDS encoding amidase, translating into MAGFFAGRTIADLGAGLRSGTETAAGLLARALESVDPSLNAFVTLDPEGAEAAARRADGELASGADRGPLHGVPVAVKDIIDVAGLPTGMGSAHFAGNVAERDAAVVTRLRAAGAVIVGKTGTHEFAYGGGGDVSADGPCRNPHDPTRMSGGSSSGSAVAVAAGMVPFAIGTDTGGSVRIPAAFCGISGFKPHFGAIPTGGVFPLSTSFDHVGVLAATPADCRTAYRALADLPAPRGASSGGRAAWIEPYAIDPEVERTVRALFPDAPSETVDLRALRRIFAAIQDSEAYEVHAERVARAPGLYQPPTLERLERAGRTPGWSYVRASREREDIRAEVAGLLDRYDLLVLPTMPLTAPPIGATDSAFGPLTPLLIALTCAWNVLGLPALSVPAGTVGGLPVGAQLVTRAGSEDLLFEAAGRLASGGVLPAGG; encoded by the coding sequence ATGGCGGGATTCTTTGCGGGACGGACGATCGCGGACCTCGGTGCCGGCCTGCGCTCGGGCACCGAGACGGCGGCCGGGCTGCTCGCGCGCGCACTGGAGTCGGTCGATCCGTCGCTCAACGCGTTCGTGACCCTGGATCCCGAGGGCGCGGAGGCCGCCGCCCGCCGCGCCGACGGCGAGCTCGCGTCCGGCGCCGACCGCGGCCCGCTGCACGGCGTCCCGGTCGCGGTGAAGGACATCATCGACGTCGCCGGCCTGCCCACCGGCATGGGCTCGGCGCACTTCGCCGGGAACGTGGCCGAGCGCGACGCGGCGGTGGTGACGCGGCTGCGCGCCGCCGGGGCCGTGATCGTCGGCAAGACCGGCACGCACGAGTTCGCGTACGGGGGCGGCGGCGACGTCTCGGCGGACGGGCCGTGCCGCAACCCGCACGACCCCACGCGGATGTCGGGCGGGTCGTCCAGCGGCAGCGCGGTCGCGGTCGCCGCGGGCATGGTGCCGTTCGCGATCGGCACCGACACGGGCGGCTCGGTGCGCATCCCGGCCGCGTTCTGCGGGATCAGCGGGTTCAAGCCGCACTTCGGCGCGATCCCCACCGGCGGCGTGTTCCCGCTGTCGACGTCGTTCGACCACGTGGGCGTGCTCGCCGCGACCCCCGCCGACTGCCGGACCGCCTACCGCGCGCTCGCCGACCTCCCCGCGCCGAGGGGCGCCTCGTCCGGCGGGCGGGCGGCCTGGATCGAGCCCTACGCGATCGACCCCGAGGTGGAGCGGACGGTCCGCGCGCTGTTCCCGGACGCGCCGTCCGAGACGGTGGACCTGCGGGCGCTGCGGCGGATCTTCGCGGCGATCCAGGACAGCGAGGCGTACGAGGTCCACGCGGAGCGCGTCGCCAGGGCGCCGGGGCTGTACCAGCCGCCGACCCTGGAGCGGCTGGAGCGCGCAGGGCGCACGCCCGGATGGAGCTACGTGCGCGCGTCCCGCGAGCGCGAGGACATCCGGGCGGAGGTCGCCGGGCTCCTGGACCGCTACGACCTGCTCGTCCTGCCGACCATGCCGCTCACCGCGCCGCCCATCGGGGCGACCGACAGCGCGTTCGGGCCGCTCACGCCGTTGCTGATCGCCCTGACCTGCGCGTGGAACGTCCTCGGGCTGCCCGCGCTGAGCGTCCCGGCGGGGACGGTCGGCGGGCTTCCGGTCGGCGCGCAGCTCGTCACCAGGGCCGGGTCCGAGGACCTCCTCTTCGAGGCGGCCGGGCGCCTCGCCTCCGGGGGCGTCCTGCCCGCGGGGGGCTAA
- a CDS encoding toprim domain-containing protein yields MDATVPGNSRAQDAPDAPHRAHRPRTPDEDRRRLPGVLSGIADRETARLRDGTRPWEWWLERAVLHGRRYGYTDTLLIAAQWRAATDVRSYEEWRAVGRQVRRGETGIRLLSPPGGLRAVFDVAQTDGLPLPPPARVSPLGLPSDRVGELSAALRERHGADRIEADSAAFLVLAWLGLEPRPPVFPVNAFWAGAETGDRILRLGRRVYETALDPSAGGVMAAAHRFFRARLAGSWVPAYLAGRGFPRGAQRRWRIGWAPPGPAALTGHLRGLGHADEDVVAAGLARRSGDGRLFDTFRDRAMFPIRTPDGAVAGFIGRRPDGGDGPKYLNGPGTDLFHKSELLFGLHEARGALAAGARPVLVEGPLDAVAVALADPAGHAPVATCGLSLTGAQVGALGGIADLGVTGVLVALDGDTAGRSGAIRAWETLAGVGGPLDLAALPPGRDPADLLRDGGRAAVRRALAAGTPLMDLVVDAAMDRAGGGLTTAEERLAAIRAAAAAVTARPSGAARQAVRIAARASVPAALITEALIDAAASG; encoded by the coding sequence GTGGACGCGACCGTGCCGGGTAACTCCAGGGCGCAGGACGCGCCGGACGCGCCGCACCGGGCGCACCGGCCGCGCACTCCGGACGAGGACAGGCGGCGGCTGCCAGGGGTGCTGAGCGGGATCGCCGACAGGGAGACCGCCCGCCTGCGCGACGGCACGCGCCCCTGGGAGTGGTGGCTGGAACGCGCCGTCCTGCATGGCCGCCGGTACGGGTACACCGACACGCTGCTGATCGCCGCCCAGTGGCGGGCCGCGACCGACGTCCGCTCGTACGAGGAGTGGCGCGCCGTCGGCCGCCAGGTCCGCAGGGGTGAGACGGGCATCCGCCTGCTCTCCCCGCCGGGCGGTCTCCGCGCGGTCTTCGACGTGGCCCAGACGGACGGGCTCCCCCTGCCGCCGCCCGCCCGCGTCTCACCCCTTGGACTCCCCTCAGACCGGGTCGGCGAGCTGTCGGCGGCGCTCCGCGAGCGCCACGGCGCGGACCGGATCGAGGCCGACTCGGCGGCCTTCCTGGTGCTGGCGTGGCTCGGGCTGGAACCGCGTCCTCCGGTCTTCCCGGTCAACGCCTTCTGGGCGGGGGCCGAGACCGGCGACCGGATCCTGCGCCTGGGCAGGCGCGTGTACGAGACCGCCCTGGACCCGTCCGCCGGCGGGGTGATGGCCGCCGCGCACCGGTTCTTCCGCGCGCGGCTCGCCGGGAGCTGGGTCCCCGCCTACCTGGCGGGACGCGGTTTCCCCAGGGGCGCCCAGCGGCGCTGGCGGATCGGCTGGGCGCCGCCGGGCCCCGCGGCGCTGACCGGCCACCTGCGCGGCCTCGGCCACGCAGACGAGGACGTCGTGGCCGCCGGACTGGCGCGCAGGTCCGGCGACGGGCGGCTCTTCGACACGTTCCGGGACCGCGCGATGTTCCCGATCCGCACCCCGGACGGCGCGGTGGCCGGGTTCATCGGCCGCCGTCCCGACGGCGGGGACGGCCCGAAGTACCTCAACGGGCCCGGCACCGACCTGTTCCACAAGTCGGAACTGCTCTTCGGGCTGCACGAGGCGCGCGGCGCGCTGGCGGCGGGTGCCCGCCCGGTCCTGGTCGAGGGGCCGCTGGACGCCGTCGCGGTGGCGCTCGCCGATCCGGCCGGGCACGCGCCCGTCGCGACCTGCGGGCTCTCCCTCACCGGCGCCCAGGTCGGCGCGCTCGGCGGCATCGCCGACCTCGGGGTGACCGGCGTGCTGGTGGCACTGGACGGCGACACGGCGGGACGTTCAGGGGCGATCCGGGCCTGGGAGACGCTCGCGGGCGTCGGCGGGCCGCTGGATCTGGCGGCCCTGCCACCCGGCCGCGACCCCGCCGACCTGCTGCGGGACGGGGGCCGCGCCGCCGTCCGCCGCGCCCTGGCCGCCGGCACGCCGCTGATGGACCTGGTCGTGGACGCCGCCATGGACCGGGCCGGGGGCGGCCTCACGACCGCCGAGGAACGGCTCGCCGCGATCCGCGCCGCCGCGGCGGCCGTCACCGCCCGGCCGTCCGGGGCGGCACGCCAGGCGGTCCGGATCGCGGCCCGCGCGTCGGTCCCCGCCGCGCTGATCACCGAGGCGCTGATCGACGCGGCCGCCTCCGGTTAG
- a CDS encoding AAA family ATPase, which yields MRLPEHLELLLTDEPVLDVYSYGPWRVPDGLFEEIASRIDALAADPRAADLTTDEHKLLTLPASLVTAEIFGILAFLPGGGAIKAGSWSQLPERLLHRHLVNPGPLSTRMTRWDAPGGRWRPPVDWLIEAPDREPAIELARECLAVLEGIEPLDERRKALLRLYDDPPACDVNLPKMELREHWHAHADDAAVAAVPELLGPVGYLEWVCAGLIAAYAHLVDVAPREETVESHLIQLLLQGSLDSVPAELAAALGEDRYRELQQRFAGERRGFKAGAWQEQTRAWLVRALVSGAADACRAWLDMAMRFVAIVQGLPGDPWFPKAEWIPVGQFQTDLRRLYAPRRRVVNPLTESLKVPAGAQGEPKPRPELETSLIGQPDVTLALDELTRGKDPVRLLIAGPDGTGKRDAAQELGKALALGRDPLWVTDNLLAGQRLSDAVAKLHADARDCAGDRLLIIEGLDGIVADPGNGEALAAELHRLLAVHADLQVVALCDAGGDERIREINPVLPQRFRIARTRPFDAAGHAELFRRALDRHGVRGTRQALDAAGALLAATPPMQTLRNARLAPYLAEQVVASVRARTPAGAEAVARKQDVPGTLDTSRSTGNPLAELRDLTGLETVKHEIALLVAGTHAARLRTESGLSITPPTRHMVFTGNPGTGKTMVARLLGRIYKRLGVLSSGHLVEASRAHLVGEYIGQTAPRTRRLVERAIGGVLFIDEAYTLTQSPLKGDYGHEAIAELVKLMEDHRDDLVVIVAGYQQEMAEFLLANPGLDSRFPKQLHFPDYTDDELITVFGQLAAADGFRLAEGTEDVLLAMLRRAPRGPSFGNGRLMRNMLDVAVANQADRVASAAVTARRDAGKGAKPPKGPSKKELITLTAEDLPPLLEHPEEFFGLYL from the coding sequence TTGCGGCTGCCGGAGCATCTGGAGCTACTGCTCACCGACGAGCCGGTGCTCGACGTCTACTCGTACGGACCGTGGCGCGTCCCGGACGGTCTGTTCGAGGAGATCGCGTCCCGGATCGACGCGCTGGCCGCCGATCCGAGGGCCGCGGACCTGACGACCGACGAGCACAAGCTGCTGACCCTGCCCGCCTCCCTCGTCACGGCGGAGATCTTCGGCATCCTGGCGTTCCTGCCGGGCGGCGGCGCGATCAAGGCGGGCTCGTGGTCGCAGCTGCCGGAGCGGCTGCTGCACCGCCACCTGGTGAACCCGGGGCCGCTCAGCACCCGCATGACGCGGTGGGACGCGCCGGGCGGCCGGTGGCGGCCCCCGGTGGACTGGCTGATCGAGGCGCCCGACCGGGAGCCGGCGATCGAGCTGGCCCGCGAGTGCCTCGCCGTCCTGGAGGGCATCGAGCCGCTGGACGAGCGGCGCAAGGCGCTGCTGCGGCTGTACGACGACCCGCCCGCGTGCGATGTGAACCTGCCCAAGATGGAGCTGCGCGAGCACTGGCACGCGCACGCCGACGACGCCGCCGTCGCCGCCGTCCCCGAGCTGCTCGGCCCGGTCGGCTACCTGGAGTGGGTGTGCGCGGGGCTGATCGCCGCGTACGCGCACCTGGTGGACGTGGCGCCCCGCGAGGAGACGGTCGAGTCGCACCTGATCCAGCTCCTCCTGCAGGGCAGCCTGGACAGCGTCCCCGCGGAGCTGGCCGCCGCGCTCGGCGAGGACCGGTACCGCGAGCTGCAGCAGCGGTTCGCCGGGGAGCGCCGCGGCTTCAAGGCCGGTGCCTGGCAGGAGCAGACGCGGGCGTGGCTGGTCCGGGCGCTGGTGTCGGGCGCGGCGGACGCCTGCCGGGCCTGGCTGGACATGGCGATGCGGTTCGTCGCGATCGTCCAGGGGCTGCCGGGCGACCCGTGGTTCCCGAAGGCGGAGTGGATCCCGGTGGGGCAGTTCCAGACCGACCTGCGCCGCCTGTACGCGCCGCGCCGCCGCGTCGTGAACCCGCTGACCGAGTCGCTGAAGGTGCCGGCGGGCGCGCAGGGCGAGCCGAAGCCCCGGCCGGAGCTGGAGACCTCGCTCATCGGCCAGCCCGACGTCACCCTCGCGCTGGACGAGCTGACCCGCGGCAAGGACCCCGTCCGGCTGCTGATCGCCGGGCCCGACGGCACCGGCAAGCGGGACGCGGCGCAGGAGCTCGGCAAGGCGCTCGCGCTCGGCCGCGACCCGCTGTGGGTCACCGACAACCTGCTCGCCGGGCAGCGGCTCTCGGACGCGGTCGCCAAGCTGCACGCCGACGCCCGCGACTGCGCCGGCGACCGGCTGCTGATCATCGAGGGCCTGGACGGCATCGTCGCCGACCCCGGCAACGGCGAGGCGCTGGCCGCCGAGCTGCACCGGCTGCTGGCCGTCCACGCCGACCTGCAGGTCGTGGCGCTGTGCGACGCGGGCGGGGACGAGCGGATCCGCGAGATCAACCCCGTCCTGCCGCAGCGGTTCCGGATCGCGCGGACCCGCCCGTTCGACGCCGCCGGGCACGCCGAGCTGTTCCGCCGGGCGCTGGACCGGCACGGCGTCCGCGGCACGCGGCAGGCGCTCGACGCGGCGGGTGCGCTGCTGGCGGCCACACCGCCGATGCAGACGCTCCGCAACGCCCGCCTGGCGCCCTACCTGGCCGAGCAGGTGGTCGCCTCCGTCCGCGCGAGGACCCCGGCGGGCGCGGAGGCCGTCGCCCGCAAGCAGGACGTCCCGGGCACGCTCGACACGTCCCGGTCCACCGGCAACCCGCTCGCCGAACTGCGCGACCTCACCGGGCTGGAGACGGTCAAGCACGAGATCGCGCTGCTGGTCGCGGGCACGCACGCGGCGCGGCTGCGCACCGAGTCCGGCCTGTCCATCACCCCGCCGACCCGGCACATGGTGTTCACCGGCAACCCGGGGACGGGCAAGACGATGGTGGCGCGACTGCTCGGCCGCATCTACAAGCGGCTCGGGGTGCTGTCGTCCGGGCACCTGGTCGAGGCGTCCCGCGCCCATCTCGTCGGCGAGTACATCGGGCAGACGGCGCCGCGCACCCGCAGGCTGGTGGAGCGGGCGATCGGCGGCGTCCTGTTCATCGACGAGGCGTACACGCTGACGCAGTCGCCGCTCAAGGGCGACTACGGCCACGAGGCCATCGCCGAGCTGGTCAAGCTGATGGAGGACCACCGCGACGACCTCGTGGTGATCGTCGCCGGGTACCAGCAGGAGATGGCGGAGTTCCTCCTCGCCAACCCCGGGCTGGACTCGCGGTTCCCGAAGCAGCTGCACTTCCCCGACTACACCGACGACGAGCTGATCACCGTGTTCGGGCAGCTCGCCGCCGCGGACGGCTTCCGCCTCGCCGAGGGCACCGAGGACGTGCTGCTCGCGATGCTGCGCCGCGCGCCCCGCGGCCCCTCCTTCGGCAACGGCCGCCTGATGCGCAACATGCTGGACGTGGCGGTCGCGAACCAGGCCGACCGGGTGGCGTCCGCCGCCGTCACCGCCAGGCGCGACGCGGGCAAGGGCGCCAAGCCCCCGAAGGGCCCGTCCAAGAAGGAGCTCATCACGCTCACCGCCGAGGACCTCCCGCCGCTGCTGGAGCACCCGGAGGAGTTCTTCGGTCTCTATCTGTAG
- a CDS encoding magnesium transporter CorA family protein gives MASHPSETDIDQHPGNRIGSAPPRTRAWRDGKVQAEGFPVAEVSDYLERPGVVVWLDLCGPGPADLRVISEELGLDHLAVEDAVSRHERAKIDRYDRYAFLNVYVPRVDGGDLVLHEVSAFLTERALVTVRQDCGFDVDALIHRWDESPDIGETGAGFLLYGLLDLVVDLQLDAVQSLDDEADEVEALVFDDVFPVKEIQRRSYRLRKNLVALRRVALPMREVVNTLLRRDLRLVAPSLAPYFQDVYDHTLRVGEWTDGLRDLVANLLDTRLALQGNRMNEVMKKVTSWAAIIAVPTAVTGFYGQNVPYPGFSEHDGFVVSTIVIIVCSVGLYVIFKWRDWL, from the coding sequence ATGGCATCGCATCCGTCCGAGACCGACATCGATCAGCACCCCGGGAACCGGATCGGCAGCGCCCCGCCCCGGACGCGGGCCTGGCGGGACGGGAAGGTCCAGGCCGAGGGGTTCCCGGTCGCGGAGGTCAGCGACTACCTGGAACGCCCCGGCGTCGTGGTGTGGCTCGACCTGTGCGGCCCCGGGCCCGCGGACCTGCGCGTGATCAGTGAGGAGCTGGGGCTCGACCACCTCGCGGTGGAGGACGCCGTGTCCCGGCACGAGCGGGCGAAGATCGACCGCTATGACCGGTACGCGTTCCTCAACGTCTACGTCCCCCGCGTGGACGGCGGCGACCTCGTCCTGCACGAGGTGTCGGCGTTCCTCACCGAGCGGGCGCTGGTCACCGTGCGGCAGGACTGCGGGTTCGACGTCGACGCCCTCATCCACCGGTGGGACGAGAGCCCCGACATCGGCGAGACCGGTGCCGGGTTCCTGCTGTACGGGCTGCTCGACCTGGTCGTGGACCTCCAGCTCGACGCCGTCCAGTCGCTGGACGACGAGGCGGACGAGGTGGAGGCGCTGGTGTTCGACGACGTCTTCCCGGTCAAGGAGATCCAGCGGCGGAGCTATCGGCTGCGCAAGAACCTGGTCGCGCTGCGGCGGGTCGCGCTGCCGATGCGCGAGGTGGTGAACACGCTGCTGCGCCGGGACCTGCGGCTCGTCGCCCCCTCCCTGGCACCCTACTTCCAGGACGTCTACGACCACACGCTGCGTGTCGGCGAGTGGACCGACGGCCTGCGCGACCTGGTCGCCAACCTGCTGGACACGCGGCTGGCGCTCCAGGGCAACCGGATGAACGAGGTGATGAAGAAGGTCACCAGCTGGGCGGCGATCATCGCCGTGCCGACCGCCGTGACCGGCTTCTACGGGCAGAACGTGCCCTACCCGGGCTTCTCCGAGCATGACGGCTTCGTGGTCAGCACGATCGTCATCATCGTGTGCAGCGTCGGCCTCTACGTGATCTTCAAGTGGCGCGACTGGCTGTGA